GCTTCCTCGGCGCGCTCGCCGCGCAGGCGCAGCCGCGACCGGCCGTGCGCGTGCTGGCGCCGATCGGCTACGCGCTCGCCCTGCTGTCGAAGGAGCTGACGCTCGCGCTGCCGCTGGTCGCGCTCGCCGCCGATCGTTGCATCCTCGGCCGCGGCCCCACGCTCGGCGCGCTCGTGCGTGCGGACCGCGGGCTCTACGCCGGCTACGCGGCCGTGCTCGTCGGGTGGGCGACGCTGCGGCGCTGGGCGCTCGGTCCCGAGGGTACGGGCATGCTGCCGTTCCCGTATTTCGTCGCGCCCGATGCACCGGGCTTCGCGGCGCACGTCACGACCCAGCTGCGCAGCTATGCGGCCAACCTCGTCGCCGGCGACCTGACGCCGCCGTTCCTCCAGCCGGCGCAGCTCGACGCCTGGCTCTCGCCGGCGGGGCGCTGGCTCGCGCCGGTCCTGGCGGCGGCGCTGCTCGCGAGCCAGGTCGTGCGGCCGGCGGGCCGCGTGCTCGTCGGACTGGGCCTCGCCACCTGGTTGCCGACCGCGCCGGTGTACGTGAGCGAGCGCTACCTCGAGCTGCCGTCGTTCGCCGTCGTCGCGGCGCTGGCGGGAATGGTCGCCGGCCTCGCTCGCCGGCGCGGCGCAGCGGGGGCGCTCGTCGCCCTCCTCGTCGCCTGGGCGCTGCTGCAGGCGGGCGAGCTGGCGCGCAAGAACCGGGTGATGGCGGAGGTGCCGCGTGCGCCGGCGGCGGTGGCGGCGCGCCTCGCCGACCTCGGTCCGGCGCTGCGCGACGGCCGCCCGCTGCTTTTCGTCGACTTCCCCGGCGACTGGGTGCATGCGCAGTTCCTCGAGGATCAGCTGCGGGTCGATTGGCGGCAGCCCGCGGTGCGGGCGCGGGTGCTCGCACCGATGGGACCGCCGTGGCGCGAGCCGGCGCCCGCGGTCACGCCCGAGGGCGCGGCGCGCCTGCGGGTGCGCGCGGCCGGGGCGCTCGTCGACCGCCGCGAGCAGCTCTTCCCGACCGTCCCGCTCGTCGACGGTACCCGGATCGCCGGCCCGCACCTCGGCCTCGACGTCACCATCGTCGACGGCGACGGCGCGCGAGCCCGGGCGATCGTCGCCGATCTGCCGACGCCGGTCGCCGACTGGCACGTCGTGCGCTTCGTGCCCCCCGCGGGCGCGGAGCCGGACACGACGCCGGGCTACGTGATCCTCGGCGGCCGCTTCGAGCTGCTGCGCTGAGCCGGCGCGGCCGATGCTCCGGCAGCAGCGGTCGGGACGGCATTGCGACTCGGCCGGGCGTCGCGTAGGACGGCCAGTGGGGCTGCCATGGGGCAGGGATGGGTCGGGTACGGGGTGTGGGGGGTGACCGCGCTGGCGCTCGCGCTCGGCGGCTGTGCTGCGAAGCGCCCGGTGCTCGAGGTCGAGTCCAACGTCACCAACGTCTGGAGCGGCGATCAGCGCCAACGGGCGGCCGCGGGCGAGACAGGCGAGGCGCCGGCAGAAGGCCTCGGGAGCGGGCCTGCGGCCGGCGGAGCCGGTCCCACGGGTGCGGTGCCGGCGGCGATCGCGCCGGGCGCCCCGACGGAGGTGCCCGCGTCGGCCGGCTGGACCGTCACCGCGGGCAGCGCGGCCGGAGGCCCGATGCCGGCCGCGCCGGAGCCGTCGCGCATGATGCCGGGATATCCACCCGGCTTCGCCGATCCCGAGGCCGTCGCGAGCGACACGGCGGTGCCGGCGCCGGCGGCCGCTTCGGCCACCGTGGGCCGGACCGCACCGCCGCCGCCGGGCGGCGCGGACATCGCGGCCCCGGTCGAGGCGCCAGGGCAGGGAGCGGGCGCGCCGGGTGGGACGGCGTCGGTCCCCGGCTTCCCGGCCCAGAGCGGTACGCCCCAAGGCGGCGTGCCCCGGGACGCTCCCGCCCAGGCCTTTTCGGCGCACGGCACGCCGGCGCAGGCGATCCAGGTGCGCGGCTGGCAGACGCCGGACGGGCGCGGCTGGGCACGTCCCGACCGCCGCCCGGCGGCTCCCGCTGCTGCGACGGCTCCGGCCGTGGGGCCAGGCGCCGGCGCGGGCGCCGACTGACGGCCGGGTCAGAATCACGGTGCGGCAGGCGCATCGGCGCCGCGCAGGTGGGTTCCAGCGCTGTCCACGTCGGCGGCGGGCATGGAGCGCATCGCCTCGGCGGTCGCGCGTACGACGTCGAGGAACGTGTTCCGGCGGCGGGGATGCACGCGGTGCCACAGCTCCATGTACTCGGCGAGGTGCGGTGCCTGGAGCATCCGCAGCCCCCCCACGTCGTCGAGCGTCTCCAGCACACCGCTGCGCTCGTGTGCGAGGGCGGCCTGCGCGTCCGCCGACAGCTGTCGTGGGTCGATGCGGGCGAGACACTGCTGGAACGCCTGCTGGATGCGCACGACGACCATGAGCGGCGTCGACAGCCCGCGTCCGCCTTCGAGGCGGCTCACCGCACCCTGGCTCACCCCGGCGAGACGCCCGAGCTGCTCCTGCGTCAGGCCGAGCAGCGTGCGCAGCCGCCGCGTGCTCGCCCCGAGGCCGTGCATCCAATCGCACCACCGCTCCGCCTCTTCCCGGGATCGGATCCGTCGTGCCATGGGCCCGCTTTGTCGCGCCGGGCGTGGGCCGGCAAGACGCAAACGGACGCGCGACTCTACATAGGTCGGTACTAGCGCGATCGCATGTCGCGCCCGCGTGGCGCGTGCTAGAGCGAGGCATGCCGACCCGTGCCCCGACCCTCGTCGCCGCGCCCACCCGCATCGTCGCCGCCGGCAACAAGCCGAAGGACATCGACGAGTACGTGGGTCGCGTGACGACCGGGACCGCGGGCGTCAGCGTCGCGCACATGCGGAGCCCCGCCGGCTGGGTCGAGCCGGGGCAGACGCCGGCGTTCGACGAGTACACCCTCGTCCTGCACGGCATGCTGCGCGTCGAGCACCGCGACGGGGCGCTCGAGGTGCACGCCGGCCAGGCGGTGATCGCCCATGCCGGCGAGTGGGTGCGCTACGGCTCGCCCGCCCCCGGGGGCGCCGAGTACGTCGCCGTCTGCCTGCCGGCGTTCTCGCCCGACACCGTGCACCGGGACGGTTGAGTCGACGGCCGTCGGACGGCAGGGACGAACGGTGGGCCGGCGCACGCTCCTCGGATACGCCGCGCTCGTCGTCGCGGCGCTCGCGCCCACCGCGGCGGGCGCGCAGGCCGTGTACATGGAGCCGGTGCGCGCCCGCCTGGTGGCCGACGTGCGCGCGGTCGAAGCCGGCCGGCCGTTCCGCGCCGGTGTGCTCTTCGAGGTGCAGCGCGGCTGGCACGTCTACTGGCGCAATCCCGGCGACAGCGGCCTGCCCACCAAGGTCGTGCTCGGCGCGCCGAACGGCTTCGCGGTCGGCACGCTCGGTTGGCCGCTGCCGCAGCGGTTCACGCAGCCCGGCGATCTCGTCGGCTACGGCTACGCCGACCGTCTGCTGCTCGCCGCCGCCGTGACGCCGCCGGCGACGCTCGCGGCCGGCTCGACGGTGGCCCTCACCGCCGACGTCGGCTGGCTCGCGTGCGCACAGCTCTGCCTGCGCGGCACGAAGCAGCTGACGCTCGCGCTGCCGTCCGCGCCCGCCGCAGCGAGCGACGACGCGCCGGCATTCGCGACCTGGGCAGCAGCGCTGCCGATCCCCGCCGCCGAGGCGCGCGACACGGTGGAGGTCGCCTCGCACGGCGCCATCCCGTCCGACGACACGGAGGGCACGGTGACGACGACGCTGCGCTGGCACACGCCGGTCGCCGACGTCGAGTGGTTCCCGCCCGGCGACCGCGCCCTGCTGGTCGCCGCGGCGACCAGCCGCACGACGGGCGATCGCACCGAGCTGGTGTTCCGCGCCCGCCGCGTCGCCGGCCAGACGCCCGACGCGCGCGTGCTCGACGGCGTCGTCACCTGGCGTACCGTGGACGGCGGGCGCCGCGGCGTCGTCGTGCCGCTGCCGCTCGACGCCACCGCAACCAAGGAGGGTCCCTCGTCATGACGACATTCCCCGGGTTCGATCGCGCCCGCCGTACGGGCATGGTGCTGCTGCTCGCGCTGGCCGTCGCGCTGCCGGCGCACGCGGCCACCGTCGGACAGCCGGCGCCGGCGTTCACGCTCAGCGATCAGGACGGTGCCACCGTCGCGCTCGAGTCCTTCGCCGGCAAGGTCGTCGTCCTCGAGTGGACGAACCCGGACTGCCCGTTCGTGAAGCGTCACTACCGCACGAAGACGATGACCACGCTGGCCGAGCGCTTCGGCAAGGAGGGCGTCGTCTGGCTCGCGGTGAGCAGCACGGCGACGCTCGACCCGGCGCGGCTGCGCACGTGGCGCAGCGAGGAGGGCATCACGTACCCCATCCTCGACGACCGCGCCGGCACCGTCGGCCACGCCTACGGCGCCAAGACGACGCCGCACCTGTTCGTCATCGATCCGAAGGGCGTGCTCGTCTACGCCGGCGGCATCGACGACGACCCGGCGGGGGAGAGCGGCGACAAGGCGACCAACTACGTCGCGCTGGCGCTCGAGGACGTGACCGCCGGCAAGCCGGTGCGCACGCCGGAGACGAAGCCGTACGGCTGCTCCGTGAAGTACGCCAACTGACGCGGTCGCTCGGCGGGCGGGTCCGGGACGCGGGCCGCGCCGGCGTCGCGCCGGTGACGGGCGGCGCGTTCTGGTCGGTCCCGGTGGCACCGGCGCCCCGCGCCCACGTGCTGGTGCGGACGGCATGGTTCCTGCTGCCCGCATTCGCCGATGCGGTGCATGCGCGGCGGCGGGCTTCCGCTGTGGCTGCTGGCGTGGCTGCTGGTCGCGGTGCCGGCGGCGGCCAGCATGCTCGTACCGATGTCGGACGCGGACCTGCTGGCGGCCTCCGATCTGGTCGTGCGCGGCACCGTGCGCCGCATCGAGACGGTCGCGCTGGCGGACGGGCGGGTCGTCACCGAGACGGTGCTCCGCGTCCGCGACGTGCTGAAGGGCCGCCTGCGGCGCCAGAAGATCGTCGTCACCCAGCCGGGCGGCTGGCTCGCCGAGCGGCTGGTGTGGATCCACGGCGCCGCGGAGTTCGCGCGCGGCGAGGACGCGATCGTCTTCCTGCGCCGCACCCGCGACCGCCGGCTGCGCACCACGGCGCTCGGGCTCGGCAAGTGGCACGTCGATGCCGCGGGCACGGCGTGGCGGACGATCCCGCGGCGCGAGCGGCGGAGCGCGGCGGCGTTCCTCGCCGAGCTGGCGCGCGCGGGCGCGGCGCAGCCCGCCGCCGCGGTCGTGCCCGACGGCCGCGTCGTCGCCGCGGGCGACCGCCATGCGACGGCGCGCTACACCTTCCTCGGCAGCCCGCCCGGGCGCTGGCCGTCGCCCAAGGTGGTCTTCACGCAGGGCCCGCTCGATCCCGTTCTCGGCGCCGCGCTGACCACCGGCGTGGTCGCGGATGCGCTCGCCGCCTGGAACGGCGTCGCCACGGCCGCCCTGACGCTGTCGACGAAGGGCCTCGCGCCGGCGCGGAGGTCGGTGGCCGGCGGCGTGTGCGACGGCGTCAGCGTGATCCAGTTCGGCGACCCGCTCGACGAGATCGACGATCTCAGCCCCGGCTGCACGGGCGTCCTCGCCGTCGGCGGCTTCTGCGCGTCGGCCACGCCCAGCGTCGTCGGCGGCACGACGTTCCGCACCATCACCGAGGGCGACCTCACCATGAACGACCGCCTCGGCGTCTGCTTCACCGCCGCCGAGGTGGCCGAGGTGGTGACGCACGAGCTCGGCCACGCCATCGGGCTCGGACACTCGTCCGAGAACCCGAAGGAGGCGAACGCCGCCCTCGCGAGCGCGACGATGTACTTCCTCGCGCACTTCGACGGCCGCGGCGCGGCGCTGCGCGCCGACGATCGGGCGGGCGTGACGGCGATCTATCCGGGCCCCGCCGCAGGCGCGCCGGACGCCGACGGCGACGGCGTTCCCGACGCCGCCGACGCCTGCGCTGCGACGCCGCCCGGCGCGGCGGTCGGCGCCGACGGCTGTGCCTGCGCCGACGCCGGGCACCCCGGCTGCGACGACGGCTCGGCCTGCACCGCCGACGCCTGCAACCCGGCGAGCGGCGCCTGCGTGCACACCGCCGTCGCCTGCGACGACGCCGATCCGTGCACCGCCGACGCCTGCCACGCAGCGCTCGGCTGCACGCACGTCCCCGTGCCCGACACCGACGGCGACGGCCTCTGCGACGCCATCGACGACTCCGACGGCGACGGCGTCTTCGACCTCGGCGACCGCTGTCCCGACACCGCGCCGGGCAGCGTCGCCGACGCGACCGGCTGCGCCTGCGCCGACGCCGGCCATCGCGGCTGCGACGATCGCGACGCCTGCACCGCCGACGCCTGCGATCCGGCGACGGCCGGCTGCACGCACGTGGCCCGCAGCTGCGCCGACGACGACCCGTGCACGGCCGACGCCTGCGATCCCGCCGCGGGGTGCCGGCACACGCCCGTCGGCGACACGGACGGCGACGGGCTCTGTGACGCCGAGGACCGCTGCCCGCGATTGCCGAACGCGTCGCAGGACGACGGCGACGGCGACGGCGTCGGCGACGCGTGCTCGTGCAGCGCGGCGCGGCCCGGGGTCTGCGTGCCGGCGGGCGGCAAGGCTTTCGTGCGCTGCCTCGTCGAGTGGCGGCCGGCGGCGCCCACGACGCTGCGCCGCGGCCTGCCGGCGGGCCGCGTCGTGTGCCGCGACGGCGATCCGGCCTGCGACGCCGACGCGCTACCGGGACAGTGCACGCTCGTGGCGCAGCCCTGCATCAACAACGTCGACCCGCGCTTCCCGGACTGCGTCGCGCTGGCGACGAGCCGTCTCGCCCTGGTGGGCGCGAAGGGCGCGCGGGGGCGGCGCGCGGCGGACGCGGCGCTGGCCGTCGCGCTGGCGGCGGCGATCGATCTGCGTGCGCAGACGCCGAACCAGTGCGGCGCACCGCTCTCGCTCGTCGTCCCGACGCGGGGCGCACGGCCGGGCAAGCGCGTCGTCGCACTGCGCGCCGAGACCCGCACCGGCCGCGCCACCGCGACGCTGCGGCTCACCTGCCTGCCCTGAAACGACGAACCCCCGGGCGCCGTGCGGCGCCCGGGGGCCCGGGTTCGGGGGCGGAGGACGTCCTCCGCCCGGGTCAGTGACCTACGGGCACCGGCCTACTTGCACTTGAGCGTGCTGCCGCCGGCGAGGGTGCACGACGGCACGGGCGGCGGCCCGGGGAAGAAGGCCTCGCCGCACTGGCCGCTGGCCGCGAAGGGCGGATCGAAGATCACCGTCACGGTGACCGGGATGTTGGCCGGCAGTACGCCGTAGGAGCCGTTCTTGCCGGAGATGCCGACCTTGAAGAGGCCGGGGGTCTTGGTGATGTTCTTGATGCTGATCTTCTGGATGCCGCCGACGAGCGGCACCGGGTTGCCCGCGTTCTTGTACGTGAACGAGGTGCCGGCCGCGTTGGCCTTCCATCCCGAGCGGGTGGAGACGTTGTAGGCGCCGCCCGGGATCGTGGCGTCGACCACCACGCTCTGGGTGTTGTCGGTGACGAGGATGCGCACCCCGTTCGCGACCGGATCGATCGTGGGCGCGAGCGGGACGTTGCCGAAGGACGTCTTGAACTTGAGCTTGTCGTCGCCGGGCGGCGTCGACAGCTTGGTCACCGTCAGCTTCGGCTTGATGGCGCCGGTGGGGGCGACGTTGGTGCACGGGTCACAGGCGTCGCCGCGCCCGTCGCCGTCCCCGTCGGCCTGGAGCGGATCGGGGATGGTGGGGCAGACGTCCTGCGCGTCGCAGGTGCCGTCGCCGTCGCTGTCCGGCAGGCCGGTGTCGGCCGGACAGGTCGTGCTGCTGCCGTCGCAGGTCTCGGCGACGTCGCAGGCGTCGGCGGCGGCGCGGCAGACGAAGCCGCTCGGCCGCAGGGCGTCGGCCGGGCAGTCGTTGCCCACGCCGTCGCAGCTCTCGGCGACGTCGCAGGCGCCGGCGGCGCCGCGGCAGACCGCCGTGCTCTTGGCGTCGGCCGGACAGTCGGCGCTCGAGCCGTCACAGGTCTCGGCGACGTCGCAGACGCCGCCCGCCGCCCGGCACTCGGTGCCGTTCGGCGAGAGCAGGTTCGCCGGGCAGACGGGGTTGGTGCCGTCGCAGGTCTCGGCTGGATCGCAGGCGCCGGCCGAGGCACGGCACTCGACGAACGCCCCGGCCACGCTGTCGGCGGGGCAGTCGTCGCCGACGCCGTCGCACGACTCGGCGAGGTCGCAGTCGCCGGCCGCCTCACGGCACTCCGCCGTGCTCTTGGCGTCGGCCGGACAGGTCGGATTCGTGCCGTCGCAGGCTTCGGCGACGTCGCAGACGCCGGCGGCGGCGCGGCACTCGGTGCCGGCCGAGACGACGACGTCGGCGGGGCAGTCGTTGCTGACGCCGTCGCAGCTCTCGGCGACGTCGCAGCTTCCGGCCGCGGCGCGGCACTCGCTCGTGGCCTTCAGGTCGGCCGGGCAATTCGCCGACACGCCGGTGCAGTTCTCGGCGACGTCGCAGACGCCCGCGGCGCCGCGGCATTCGACCGAGCTGGGGACGAAGGCGTCGGCCGGACACGCCGGGCTCGAGCCGGTGCAGGTCTCGGCGACGTCACAGACGCCGGCCGAGCTGCGGCAGGGGAAGCCGTTCGGCCGCAGCTGATCGGCCGGGCAGGCCGCGCTGGAGCCGGTGCAGGTCTCCGCCGGGTCGCAGATGCCGGCCGACGGGTTGCAGACCGTTCCGGCGGTGACGAAGGCGTCCGCCGGACACGCGGCGCTGGAGCCGGTGCAGTTCTCGGCAAGGTCGCAGATTCCCGCCGACGCCCGGCACTGCGTCGAGGAGGAGAGGAAGCCGTCGGCGGGGCAGTCGTCGCTGACGCCGTTGCAGCTCTCGGCGACGTCGCACACGCCGGCGACGCCGCGGCACGGGGCCGTGCTCTTGGCGTCGGCCGGACAGGTCGCGCTCGAGCCGGTGCAGGTCTCCTGGAGGTCGCAGACGCCGGCCTGCGCGCGGCAGACCTGGCCGGCGGTGCGGAACTGGCAGGTCGCCGTGCAGCAGGAGCCGCTGGTGCCGTTCGCGGGCCCCTGGTCGCACTGCTCGGTGACCGGGCCGACGTTGTCGATCACGCCGTTGCCGCACAGGGAGGTGTACGTGATGGTCACGAAGTGGCCGTCGTTCTCCAGCGTGCGGCTCGGATCGCCCGGATAATCGCAGGCGCCGCAGCTCGTGGTCGTGCCGTTCTGCTGCCCCATGCGGACGGAAGCCTCGCACGAGTTGGAGCGCACGGCGCCGCTCCAGGTGAAGGTGAGGGTGTGGCTCTTCCCGACGCCGTTGCTCAGGGTGTGGATCACGGCGTTCGCCGTCTGGCTGAACGGCAGCGTGGTCATGCCGCCGCCGTTCGAGATGACGCCGGGGTCGGCGATGCTGAGGCTGCCGCTGGTGATGGTCCCGTCGTTGGTGAGCGCGCCGGTGATTCCGGTCGTGTCCGACGCCCCGTCGCAGCCGGGGGCGTCGTCGTTGCGCTGCATGATGCCGACGCGGGACTGGGCCACGTCGAGGCGGTACCCCCCGGGGGCGACCGCGTTGAAGGTCACGCGATGGCTCGCGTTGCCCGAGGTGTCGCGCGTGCTGCCCACGCCGACGTCGGCGTTGATGTTCCAGGCATAGCGGCTCCGGACCGTGGTCCCGGTGTTCGTCTGCAGGGCCGACGAGAACCCGCAGAAGCCGTCCGAGTTGTTGCTGCCCGTACAGGTCGAGCCCGTCGTCGACGATACCGCCCCGGACATCTGCGCCCACGACGGCGCGCCGAACGCCAGCAGGGCGGTCGCAACGACGACCCAGCCGGTCCCCCCCATGTGCTTACGCATGCCCATGACCTCCCTCGATGCGTGATGCTACTTGCACTTCAGCGTGCTGCCGCCGCCCACGAAGGTGCACGACGGGAACGGCGCCGGCCCGTTGAAGAAGGCCTCGCCGCACTGACCTGTGGTCGCCACCGGCGGATCGATGACGAGGATGCCGCGGACCGGCGCGTCCGCAGGCCCGACCGGGTAGCTGCCGTTCTTGCCGGTGACGCCGAACTTGTAGAGGCCCGGCGTCTTCTGCTTCTTCAGCGTGATCTTGTTGATGCCGTTCTCGAGCGGCACGACCGTGCCGGCGTTGCGATAGGTCCAGCTCGTGCCCGCAGCGTTGCGGGTCCAGCCGGCGCGCGTCGCGACGTTGTAGGCGCCCCCCGGGATGGTTGCGTCGAGCGGCGTGTCGCCCTGCGCGTCGACGAGGAGGACGCGGATGCCCTTCGTCACCGGGTCGACGACCGGCGTCGCCGGCACGCCCGCGAACGAGCCCTTGAACTTGAAGCGGTCGTCGCCGCCCGGGGTGAGCAGCTTCGAGAGGCCGATCTGCGCCTTGATGGCGGTGGTCGGCGCGATGTTCGTGCACGGGTCGCACGCGTCGCCGCGTCCGTCGTGATCGGCGTCGGCCTGCGCCGGGTCGGGCACGTCGGGACATACGTCGACGGCGTCGCAGACGCCGTCGCCGTCGGTGTCCGCGTCGCCGACGTCGGCCGGGCACGCGCCGGAGGTGCCGTTGCAGTATTCGGCGACGTCACACGCGCCGCTCGCGGGGCGGCAGAGCGTGGTCGCCGGCAGGACCGTGTCGGCGGGACAGTTGGCGTCGGCACCGGAGCAGGTCTCGGCGACGTCGCAGTTGCCGGCGAGTGGCCGGCAGGTGAAGCCGTTCGGCCGCAGCTGGTCCGGCGGACAGGTGTTGGACGTGCCGTTGCAGCTCTCCGGCGCGTCGCACAGGCCGGCGGCCGGGCGGCAGACGCCGGTGCTCTTGGCGTCGGCCGGACAGGCGGAGCTGGTGCCGGTGCAGGTGTCGGCGACGTCGCAGACGCCGGCGGCGGCGCGGCACACGAAGCTCGACGGCCGGAAGCCATTCGCAGGGCAGGCGGGGCTGCTGCCGGTGCAGGTCTCGGCGACGTCGCAGTCGCCGACGGCGGGCCGGCAGACGGTGGCCGGGCCGGCGAAGCCGTCGGCCGGGCAGGCGTTGCTGGTCCCGTTGCAGACCTCGGCGACGTCACAGACGCCGACGGCGGCACGGCACGGCGTGCCGAGCGGCATCTTGTCGTCCTGCGCCGGGCAGTCGGGGCCGGTGCCGTTGCAGAGCTCGGGCTTGTCGCAGGGGCCGGCGGCCGGCCGGCAGACGAACGATCCCATCGTGCTGCCGAGGAACGCGTCGGCCGGGCAGCTCTTGTCGACGCCGTTGCAGGACTCGACCTCGTCGCAGACGCCGGCCGCGCCGCGGCAGACCTTCGAGGTGGGCTCGACCGCGTCGTTCGGACAGATCGGCGAGCCGCCGTCGCAGACCTCCGCGATGTCGCAGACGTCGCTCGCCGCGCGGCAGGTGAAGCCCGCCGGACGCAGCATGTCGGCGGGGCAGCTGTCCGACGAGCCGTTGCAGGTCTCGGCGACGTCGCACTGGCCGCTGGCCGCGCGGCAGGTGAAGCCGTTCGGCCGCTTCGCGTCGGCGGGGCAGGCGGCGCTGAGGCCGTTGCAGTTCTCGGGCGCGTCGCAGGGGCCGACGGCGGCCCGGCAGGTGAAGCTCGGCGGCTGGAGGGCGTCGGCGGGACAGGCGTTGCTGACGCCGTTGCAGGTCTCGGCGACGTCGCAGAGGCCGGCGGAGCCGCGGCAGACCGTGCCGCTCGGCTGCTTCGCGTCGGCGGGGCAGACGGCGCTGGCCCCGCTGCAGGCCTCCGCCAGATCGCAGCCGCCGGCGGCGGCGCGACAGGTGGAGCCGGCCGTGCGGAACGTGCAGGTCGACGTGCAGCACGAGGTCGGGTCGCCGTTCAACGCGCCGAGATCGCACTGCTCGCCGCGCGC
The sequence above is a segment of the bacterium genome. Coding sequences within it:
- a CDS encoding helix-turn-helix domain-containing protein, whose translation is MARRIRSREEAERWCDWMHGLGASTRRLRTLLGLTQEQLGRLAGVSQGAVSRLEGGRGLSTPLMVVVRIQQAFQQCLARIDPRQLSADAQAALAHERSGVLETLDDVGGLRMLQAPHLAEYMELWHRVHPRRRNTFLDVVRATAEAMRSMPAADVDSAGTHLRGADAPAAP
- a CDS encoding cupin encodes the protein MPTRAPTLVAAPTRIVAAGNKPKDIDEYVGRVTTGTAGVSVAHMRSPAGWVEPGQTPAFDEYTLVLHGMLRVEHRDGALEVHAGQAVIAHAGEWVRYGSPAPGGAEYVAVCLPAFSPDTVHRDG
- a CDS encoding matrixin family metalloprotease encodes the protein MRCMRGGGLPLWLLAWLLVAVPAAASMLVPMSDADLLAASDLVVRGTVRRIETVALADGRVVTETVLRVRDVLKGRLRRQKIVVTQPGGWLAERLVWIHGAAEFARGEDAIVFLRRTRDRRLRTTALGLGKWHVDAAGTAWRTIPRRERRSAAAFLAELARAGAAQPAAAVVPDGRVVAAGDRHATARYTFLGSPPGRWPSPKVVFTQGPLDPVLGAALTTGVVADALAAWNGVATAALTLSTKGLAPARRSVAGGVCDGVSVIQFGDPLDEIDDLSPGCTGVLAVGGFCASATPSVVGGTTFRTITEGDLTMNDRLGVCFTAAEVAEVVTHELGHAIGLGHSSENPKEANAALASATMYFLAHFDGRGAALRADDRAGVTAIYPGPAAGAPDADGDGVPDAADACAATPPGAAVGADGCACADAGHPGCDDGSACTADACNPASGACVHTAVACDDADPCTADACHAALGCTHVPVPDTDGDGLCDAIDDSDGDGVFDLGDRCPDTAPGSVADATGCACADAGHRGCDDRDACTADACDPATAGCTHVARSCADDDPCTADACDPAAGCRHTPVGDTDGDGLCDAEDRCPRLPNASQDDGDGDGVGDACSCSAARPGVCVPAGGKAFVRCLVEWRPAAPTTLRRGLPAGRVVCRDGDPACDADALPGQCTLVAQPCINNVDPRFPDCVALATSRLALVGAKGARGRRAADAALAVALAAAIDLRAQTPNQCGAPLSLVVPTRGARPGKRVVALRAETRTGRATATLRLTCLP
- a CDS encoding thioredoxin family protein encodes the protein MVLLLALAVALPAHAATVGQPAPAFTLSDQDGATVALESFAGKVVVLEWTNPDCPFVKRHYRTKTMTTLAERFGKEGVVWLAVSSTATLDPARLRTWRSEEGITYPILDDRAGTVGHAYGAKTTPHLFVIDPKGVLVYAGGIDDDPAGESGDKATNYVALALEDVTAGKPVRTPETKPYGCSVKYAN